The DNA window cgaactactaacactctctgctgtttcttcctccttcttccttccttccgctgtcttcgttggttcatttatacacacgaaacgcgttctctggctggctggattgtccactcagtctgccgtacatacatggcggcgcaagatggcgacctctctaaagcaaggcccttgctatatatatatatatatataaaagcataattataaggctacgaaaaccaaacgaattttattttatagcgatcatacacttgtataaacatattaatgggtagaatattcagattcagattcagattgacaacaaaccatgccaaatattacacactggccctttaacatgggagtctgtggggactgactcgctcctggagccagcctcaagtggccgctCAAACAACTGCAGTTTTGGGCACTTCCTGTTGACTTCCTTTTTCTcaccagaggttgctgcttgctaCAAGCCTAGCAACATGCATGGCAACTTTTTTAAAAGACTACCATCTGtctggagccgcaaaacatatttgagtttTATCTGAAGATAacacagcctattaagtctGTATTAGCCTATCAGCATTATTAaaaggtctaaatgagcattcattatatgttttaccacaaggtggctactGGGCTCTTAAGGACTAttcagtactttaactttgcagcattggcGGTAAAAGCATACAAACCTGTCCACACCCTATTGAATACTTTACTCCAAGACTTTTCCtcttttggatttggaatccatagctagTCTAGCTAGGGAGACTCAAGACGAGCTACTGCCATTGAGAtttggcaaaatttagaggaaaaggtgcTAGTCCACAgatgatgcacattttagttgatgaaatgtaaaaatatttttcttacttggtgtataggctacacatttttacagctgaCGAATGTAAGAACTTCTTAAGGTTTATACGGATGATAAatggaaattaaaatgttaaaaaataatcattattattagcaACTGGAGAGAGGCAAAAGAACCgcatgtggctctggagcctAAAGTTTGCAAACGTTAGCCACCAGAAGCTATTGGTCGAACCAGTCCATTTaaggctgcagcagcaaaactcCTGAGTGtgttgaattttgaaaaagggTGCGATTAATTGCTTAGGAACTAAGAAACTGTGTCAATACTTTTTTCAAAAGTTACATAGTCTCCCTTTAAGGTGTTACAGTCAAAGTGATACTCACCATACACGTAGAAGACAGAGGACCATCCAGTGTACTGCACCAGGATCCCAGCCAGAGGCATGGCTATCACTGCACCAGCATAGGATCCTGGACAAGATAGAAATATTTTGACCAGGCAGAATTTGATCCCAGCTGCTTATTCAGAGAACTGCTCCGGTGTTTCATGTCAGATGTGTTcagcacacatttacacacattttagGAGCAATATTGTGTCACTCTAAACCTGTAGTTCAGTGTGTGAAGTAATATGATGATGAAATCAACACAGAAaggtgacagtgtgtgtgtagatgttgTACCACAGAAGGAGATGGTTGCCAGACGACTTCTCTCCAGCGGTGGAGCCCATTTACTCCAGATCCCGTGGCAGGCTGGATAAGTCACTCCCTGCATGGTGACAGATGACATTACACTCACAGTCTGAATACACGAGTATCATTTTCTGTTAAGATGTATTTTCTCAATATGACACAAATAACTTCTATTTTACTCCTATTGTTCCGCTTTCAGTCAACAGAATTTACATAATGTAACTGATTCTGCCTGATTGACGTAGTCTGTTCTTATTTGCCGACGACATTCAAGACAAATTGTAGTtaataacaaacaaactgacGTGCATTGTAGCTGACCTTTCTAATAGAGACTAATGAGTTAGGTGTGAGTCGGTGCAGATTCAGCCTGACTACCCACttcatgaggaaaaaaaactgaactgctCCTATTAAATCTTCATTACGCACTAAGTGGCATACAATCAACTATTGATAGACATAAATTGCTGGGGCTTGCAATGGGAGACACCCTGAAATGCTAATGTTTAATTTGCAGTAATAAGTCGGTGGGTGCTGAACACAGGCGGCTTGCTCTCTCTGCGGTCATGAGCTGCTATTGAAATGGcagcaaaacaaaatcacaaagGAGGATGACCTTCAGTTTGATAATAGCATCTCTCGCTCTGAAATCTCTTCTGTTGGGCTGAGGGAGCCGCCCGCATCAAGTGGGCTTTATCtcttttgttctgtgtttctatgtgAACATGGAGCTGTTTCAGCCAGGTAAACCAACATACATGAGCCCTGCTATTCAAGGATTTCATGCTGTGTGTTATTTGTAGGCTAATCTGACAATTGTATACAGTATAATGAATGGAGCCTCTCAATAATGGGCTTCATTTTCCTGTGCCAATTCAAACAGAAAGCCAGGGAGTTCAGCACAAGAGGATTTCTGTAAATTGTGGTCAAATACAGAATGTCAGGACAATTTCATTAGGGGTTGAGTTTAGCTCTCAGCTTGATAATGAGGCATCAATTTTGAGGCTTTTTAAAGGTCAGGATCTGACGTGCAAACTGTGCATCCGTACCTCCACCAGCCCTTGTAATATCCTCACAAAGATGACACATCCGTAGTGCGCCCGGGCGGCGGTGGGAATGAACATGTTCAGGGTGGATGTCAGCAAGATGGCAGCACCAAAAACTCTGGATAAACAGTGTGGAGTATTTGTCAGAATATTATCAGAGTGAGATCATCTTATTCAGCAAGATAAACGGCAGTGATATTGATTCAAGCACTTCAGATAGACTACAGCATCAGATAAGTAATAAAATATCAATACAGTGTGACAAAAGTGTAGGTTTCTTTGGGGGGGGACATATGATCCAGGGTTTGGGGGTCTTATGCCAGAAAATTGTGAGCATCAAACACcttatttcctgcattctgaatttgtatgtaccattttgtgcattttctgcatcaatttatggtgtaaacgtctttaattttgtcagaaTACATGTCCCCCTTTACAGTCATGTTTTATTAGAGGGGGAAATGCACAATTTAAATATTAAGGGGGACATGTCTTCTACaccccccctgaaatctacgcctatgcaagtttatactgtatgtttcttTGAAGGAATAAACTCTGATACAGATTtggacacgcacacacattcacacacaacaggcaGTTATTCAGTTTCTATTGAAGTGAGGACAGGAGGTGTTTGGAGCAGAAGGCCTCAGTGGGCTCAGCTGACTTGGCATGATGAAGCTCTTCAAAGATTTGCATCTTATTTAGCCTCCATTTCCCTCATGAGAAATCTAACAATCCCATAACATGGATGGTCACTGCAACATTATACTTTGATTGCTCTTTATTGTATCACTATTAGcctatatttattttctataaAAGATTTTGCAGGTTTTGTTGTTATAATTTGATGTTCTCCAGTTTTTACATATTTGTTGCACATTTGTTCTGCTTCTTTAGTCTATTTGTAGCTGACTAATTTGTTAGTGTAATAATGTGATATATAGAGGCAGGATGGTCATTGAAATCGCGCTACAATCATCACTTAGAACCGcatttcacacatacacacacacaaggctttGGCTAGTGTGGTTGCCATGCCTCTGAATATAAAGGATTAGACACGGTGGTCCCTCGGGAGCTCATTAACATGAGGAGGCACGCCTGGTGGGCATCAGCCAAATCCCCAGTTTATCTGCTGTAAGGTCAGCCTCCACTCTTCATCCAAACATCACACCTACATCACAATTATAGATTAAAAATATCAGCATATCTACAACAGATCTCTTCATACCCCCACCCACTATTTATCGGCGGAGAATTGGGAGAGATGATCACGTGCACAAGGGCGTAAGTTTCAACAccgaaaattttgagcatcaaacacttaatttcctgcattctgatgAATTTTACGCACCGTGTTGTGCCTTTAACGCAtcattttttgttgtatttttaacttttatcataataaaagtcacatttttattAGCACATGCACGTTTTAAATAATGAGGGGCACGTGTCCCCTGCACCCCCCACCAAAATCTATACCTGTGCGCGTGCAGTTACCTGTTAGCAGCCAGTCTTGAAGAGATATACCCTCCTGGAATCTGAGTAACTATGTAGCCCCAGAAGAAGGAGCCATGAATCATCCCCACGGTCTCTGGGTCCCAGTTGAATTTCGCTTTCTttcagacaaaaataaaaaatataaatcatcTTAAATGCCTTTAAAACGATACAAAATGGTTAAAGATGAGATCAAAATGCTTCTTAGAATAAAAATATTATCAGAAAGATGTCGGATCTATTTTTCATTTGATGCTTTAATACCTTTGCAGCCACACTAATGGATGTATATCATGATTGTTTGAGTaactaaagcaaaaaaaaagcagatttgTAGGAAAATTAGAATTAAGAATCAAGGAACCTACATGTATTTGCTTCTATGTTATATAATAAAGGCCcaacaaaatttaaaagtaCACGCAGGCTCAATTGAGGTTCTCCAGGTGTGTTAAATGGATCAATCTATTGGCTTTGGCCCTCATCACTTATTAAATATGTGTGTCTCGTGCGGGGGGCGGGGTTTAACAAGCACCTCTTTGATGATGATCTTGCCGTTTTGATGGATCGTGTGGTTATTGACCATGCTGACGATGGCCACACCCAAGTTACACCGGATACCGAAGGAGATGCAGAAGCCAATCCCGCTCAGCATAGCGATGATGTATCTGCGCGGGAGCCCGAAGCACGTGCAGTCCACCAGGGGCTTCTTCCGCTCCGGGTCCGCCGTGGGTCTCCCATCCTCCGTCAGCTCGATCGCCTCACCTGTCTGCTGCCGCTTCTCTAGCCTCCTGCACGACACATCCGATCATATGCTCTTTTTTAGGGTTGAATTTAATGTGTATACTTGGGTGTGTGAAATCCAACACAGGCAGATTAAGGTGCATTAAAAGGGCGAGGAATTAAGTGGGAAATGTGTGATTTTCTGCACATAAAActgcatatacacatatatttcTGTTCATATTATAGTCTGTTTGCAGCTCATGCTACAAAGGAAAATAGCTTGCATCTTTACTAAATGTCCTTTCAAACACAGGCCTTCAATATCtttaatttcttctttcatttttgGCTCAGGCCCTTTAAACCCTGCTCCCTTTTAGTTAAAATCAAACTGCTTTTTTCGTTCCCtgccatgtttctgcaaaaGAAAGACACGCTGGCAAACGAGGAAAGAATTGCCTTCATACCGCATTGCAGCACTATCAGCAGCATCATTGTTTAGACTTATTTTTTTACCCTTTCCATTTTTAATTAGCCTTTAAAATATGGCGTCGACATTTTGCTTTGGCTTTCATTTCAAATTCGTGCAAAGGAATTTAAGgttcatttagaaaaaaaaatgtgaaggcCTCATACCAGGCcttcaacagatttttttttcatgcatagCTTTGAGTCACGTTTCTGTGTTGCAGCCTGAAATCAAGTTCAACAACTGAAAGACATTAAAggtgcaaaaaataaatgtgtgccTGCATTAATAGTGAtctaaaatatgtgtttttaagaTGATTTGTGCGAAAATTCGTTTTTCACTGGATTAATATTCAACAAAATTAGATTTTATTCGCATTTTAAATcaggaataataaataattcaatttaataCATAAGAAAATCTGCTCCTCTACGTCCTCATCCCTTCCTCTGCTTTTAAAATGAAGATGTGTTTGATTTTCTGTGATCAGCTTTCCTTAGGACCACATTTCATTTATGTCCCTCTGACAGTAAGAAGAATAAAGGAAGTCAATTGATATGAAGTCCATCGATCTTGGATTAATACAGATGGATACATAAGGTAATAGATATCCTCCGACCTTGTGTCACGACTCGTTCTGTTtcattaattattaaaaaacacccacagcaGCTGGTGGAGGGGGATCATCCTCCAGGGAAATATCTGATCCTTAAATATTCGGGCCACACGACTCTCTGCTTTCAGCATCCTGTCCGTGATCCATCCCATAAAGAACAGATTTACccatttgatttatttgtgaTTTAGTCATAAGGATATTTAAAGCCAGTGTGTGATCTTAACACCTGgatgttttctatttttaatttctcataattctctgattaaaaaaaatcatgcagaAAAAGGGGGTTTCTTCTCCTTACCTGTAAATACCCCCGAGGGCCTTTCCTGCGAGTTGTTTTAGCCCCTCTTTAGAGTAAGGGGCAGCTTTCTCCGCGCCTGGCTCCATATCCAAAATATCTTTACAAATTCTATAACACTATAACAAATGGAAGCACTGCAGTAATGAGCATATTGTTAAGATATTAATCCAAATAACGCACGTCTGTCTTTTTTTGAGCAGAAAACGCCTCGATGCCCGGCAAAAGATGAGCCAGGAAaatggagaaagaggagagaaaagacgTTCAGTCTGAAAGGGCTGGTTTCACAGTCACAAAACAGCAGTCAAATAAGTCCGCTTTTGCCTTGCGCAATGTTAATCCATGCAGTGCCATCTTAAGATCCAGGCTGCGATTAGAAAACAGCAACGCAGGAAACAGAAagttggatatttttttttttagttttctttaaGGAAATCaaaggtgggaaaaaaagtgtaaatGTGGAGCCGGTGCAGGTCAGAGGAGCTCCGGTCTAATCTGAGGTGAGGATCTCCGGTGAGGCAGCAGCCGGAGGAggtttcagcaccgcggacagcgCACAGCTCATCTACCTGTCAGCAGCTCCGAGCAGCGCCCCTCCTCCCTCCGCTCCTCTCCTCTAATTCAATTACTACCTAAAAATCTGTTAACAGCGACATTTGCCAATTGCATAACCTCTCTCCTTCACTCATATGTAACTGAATAAAAAAGAGGGATTTCAGGAGGAGCTCCGACCAATTATAAATCACTTGCTGCAGCGGGCACAAAGCAGtgatccccctcctcctcctcctcctcctcctcctttaccCTCCCTACATCCGgttatttctgggttttagtCTGACCTGCAGCCTTTATAGACAGTGTTTAAACCCCAGGGATGCATTTgttgaaatatttgtttttactaaaATGAATAAACTGGTGATTATAATATTTTTCATTGAATAAAAGAAGACGTGTAGCCAGACTGTAAAGTACAGTATGCAGTCAACCACGCAGAGGCAGTGTTGTGTAAGAGACCAAACCTCAGCTGATGGGAGATAAAGGAGACTGGAAACCAACACACAGTCATGTACAGTGTATTTATCTTATTCCACCaatcaaataaaattaaacaaatgacaTTAAAATCGTTTCTATACAGTTTTATGAATATTAGACACAGCAGTATTGATGCACACCTCTACAGCTCATTGGGGTCCAGGTACAGGCAGTGCGCACACAGGTGTGACAGTAGACAGGCCCTGCCGCCTCTTCACCGTCATCCGGGTCCTCTTAGATATCACTGAGGCCAGCCGAGTGCCAGGACACAGGGAAAACATGGCAGCAAAAGTGCCGTGAAACTCCCTCCTGAACTGGCGGCCCATGAAGCAGCTGAACATTGGGTTGATGCAGGTGATGAAGCTGCACAGGCACATCTCCAGGGAGAAGGCCAGGTCTGCTTGCCGCCAGGAGGCGGGGCTGTCAGGGTACACCACCCGCATCACGATGGCAGCGTTGCGGCTCAGGTGGTAGGGCAGGTAGAACAAGGCGAAGAAAACTAGGGCTGCGCACAGCACCCGCCGGAGCCGCCGCTGCTGGTTGTGCGGGTCGGCGCGGCGCGGCCGGAGGCGCAGCTCTCTGACGCTGCGCAGGCCGCAGTAGCAGATGGAGAACAGCGGGAAAAGGAAGCCGATGGCGGAGCAGACGAGGGAAAAAGGGAGGCTCTCACCGGTCTCACTCAGCAGTATATACAGGGTACAGACGGTGCGGTTGCTCCCGGGGCAGGTCTGGATTAGAGTCATACCGGCAACAGGTATGCTGAGGAGCAGGGTGCCCACCCAGACCaccacacacagcaggcaggtCTGCCTCCGGCCCAGCAGCACCAGGGAGCGCAGCGGGTGCACGATGGCCAGGTATCTGTCCACACTGATGCAGGTGACGAAGAAGATGCTGAGGTAGAAGTAGTTATGGTAGAACATCCTCACGCCCATGCAGAGCGGCAGCCCCAGCTTCCAGTACAGATCGTCCaggtggtagttgatgaggtaaGGCAGGGCCAGCAGCCACGAGGTGTCAGCCAGGGTCAGGTTGAAGAGGAACACCGTGCTGCGGGTCCAGCGCCGCAGGCGGTGGAAGAAAACCCAGAGGGAGAGCAGGTTGAGGGGAAGCCCGAGGATCAGCACTGCCAGGAAGAAGGACGGCATCACGTAGAGCTGGACCACCGGTAGAGCTCCTGTGTTCAGGTCACAGAAGGTTGCCTCTGGAAGCTGGATGGTCATGACCACAGAGGTTCAACTTGGAGTTCACAAAATAGCTTCTatcctctctgtcttcatctAAAGCTTCATCTAATCAATACTTACGCTTCAGTACACAACTTTAAAGATGTGAACAGGATATCTGCCCTCACAGAAAACACTCTTAGCTCATAACAGGCACAATCTCTCTCTTGAAAATCTAGTTTAACCTGCTAGATAAAATGCTTAAAACTACAATAAATCTGTCCAGCCTACCTGATGAACCTGAGTGTTGCCCATGTCTTTGTTGCAGTGGCTTCGCAGTGTGCCAAGTGAAACAACCATGCCAACATATTTTGGTGTAAAACACACCCACCAGTGTGAACAAACACTGAATAGTTATCAGTGTGCTCTTGGGCCATCTGTTAGGTGAACAGCAACTTTTGTGCCCTCAGCAGAGGAGCTGATGGGCTATAGTATTTAACATAGATCCAAACAACCACTCAAGTTGAACTGGTACTTTATTTTGgacatttgtctttgtttggatACAGGACAATTACAAAAATGACGAATGAAAACATGGAACTTTAAGCATACAGTAAACAGGTTGACCTCTTTTTTCAAAGCATGTTAacagtataaaataaaatattactaGAGCATAACaagaagaaaacataaaaagagatatacaaggaaataaaaatagaaaacacaaaGTATTAGATGGTTAAAGGCATCAACAGGCAATAGTTTAGCTTAGCGCAGGGCATGAAAAAGGCAAACTGGATCAGTCCGACGTTGCTCTGGGCTACGTGGTCACATCTACATGCATCTCAAACAAACAGATTTAGTCGCCTGAGTTTGCAGCACAGCCAGCCTGCTATTTTGCATAAAATTTAAATACTTCAACAACAGATACGTCTCACATATTTCTATGTACGCAGTCGAATAAACATTTAATGTCCTTCAtataatttttaaacaaaaagctaCATCTTTCTCTTTGTGTTATTTAAGTTTGATATACAAATTCAGACTCCTCATCTACAGTACAACTCTTGTtccatttaaatgaacaaaGTTTATCACACGTCGCTGCTTCAAAACACTGATTATGAATACGTAGTGTCACAACAATTAAACTGACATGTTTACGTCTCGGTAGTCACGTTTCATTAAGTGCtttgtgcaaaacaaaaaaaactaagaATGTCTATCTTTCCTTCTCTACGCAGACACAGCTGAGGAAAACAGGAGCGCGAGAACTGGGCGATGGCTGACGTGCTTTGTGTAATGGAGCAAACATAGTTCAGTAGGTAGGGGTAGGCTTTCATTAGCGCCGACATGTTGGTAAACAGAGGCACATTAAAAAGGGATCTCTTCACTCTCTCTGGGCTTTTTCGCTTCTCATCTCCAGGAACAGGACTGTCAACAGTCAACAtgcaccagctgctgctgctgctcaacaACTGGCCTTTGCAGGACAAAATCTGCCCTTACTCACAGTAATAACAGCTGCACAGATATGTCTTCAAAAAGCTACTTCACGTGTCAGATTCTGGCCTGAAGAAAGTGTTTGGCTGTTGTTAGATTAAAGTAAAATGTTACCAGCCAATTAACTGACAGTGGAGTGAAAACAATTATTTGGTGATGTTGTGTTGCGTCTGTGCTGTGACCTCAATGCAAATAAACAATGCTCACATTTGTTGCagtaactgtaaaaataaaaagttgatTATTAACATACAGTATGACACTGGAGCCCTTCATACAGCTGCATATAAGGGAAACACTCATAATAAGCATGCTCCCAGTTTCTGAATGATACCAGCTGTTATTCTAGTGGCAGAAAGAACCAACGGTAAGTGTGTGATATATTAAGGCATCCAGTCTTTGGTTACTCGTAGTGGCACTTAAATAAATAGTCTTATATTCAAACAAGAGGAAGTTGTCTGGTTTAGACACAGTGTATAAGatattctctttctttctttctttacagcAAATGTTGATTATCATCAGCACTTTGTTTACAACATAGAGAACTAAGAGCCGTATATATTAGACAGAGGTTTAAATACACGTTTCAGCATGCACGGAAACTTGGTCTTTCACCTGTGTGCATTTTAACTATCAGCAGAT is part of the Epinephelus lanceolatus isolate andai-2023 chromosome 5, ASM4190304v1, whole genome shotgun sequence genome and encodes:
- the LOC117261802 gene encoding succinate receptor 1-like — translated: MGNTQVHQLPEATFCDLNTGALPVVQLYVMPSFFLAVLILGLPLNLLSLWVFFHRLRRWTRSTVFLFNLTLADTSWLLALPYLINYHLDDLYWKLGLPLCMGVRMFYHNYFYLSIFFVTCISVDRYLAIVHPLRSLVLLGRRQTCLLCVVVWVGTLLLSIPVAGMTLIQTCPGSNRTVCTLYILLSETGESLPFSLVCSAIGFLFPLFSICYCGLRSVRELRLRPRRADPHNQQRRLRRVLCAALVFFALFYLPYHLSRNAAIVMRVVYPDSPASWRQADLAFSLEMCLCSFITCINPMFSCFMGRQFRREFHGTFAAMFSLCPGTRLASVISKRTRMTVKRRQGLSTVTPVCALPVPGPQ